One region of Tistrella mobilis genomic DNA includes:
- a CDS encoding flavin reductase family protein: MEFDFATLDTAHRYKVLASTVVPRPIAWVTSRAADGTANAAPYSFFNVMGSNPPIVALGILARPDGTLKDTAANIVAGGAFIVHLVSEALAPAMNLTCIDAPPGVDEIALAGLATTPGTRTGLPRLVDAPVAFECVSRAAIATGPSQMLVVGEVLTAHIRDDAVLDAGRCHFATERLGLVARMHGAGWYDRAGTDMFQLDRPVWADRLLAETAS; the protein is encoded by the coding sequence ATGGAATTCGATTTCGCAACGCTCGACACCGCCCACCGCTACAAGGTGCTGGCCTCCACCGTGGTGCCGCGGCCGATCGCCTGGGTGACCAGCCGGGCGGCCGACGGCACCGCCAATGCCGCCCCCTACAGCTTTTTCAACGTGATGGGATCGAACCCGCCGATCGTGGCGCTGGGCATTCTGGCGCGCCCCGACGGCACGCTGAAGGACACGGCGGCAAACATCGTCGCCGGTGGTGCGTTCATCGTTCATCTGGTGTCGGAAGCGCTGGCGCCGGCCATGAACCTGACCTGCATCGACGCGCCGCCCGGCGTGGACGAGATTGCGCTCGCGGGCCTCGCCACCACCCCCGGCACCAGGACCGGGCTGCCGCGGCTGGTCGATGCCCCGGTCGCGTTCGAGTGCGTCAGCCGTGCCGCCATCGCCACCGGCCCGTCGCAGATGCTGGTGGTGGGCGAGGTGCTGACGGCACATATCCGCGACGATGCCGTGCTCGATGCCGGCCGCTGCCATTTTGCCACCGAACGGCTGGGCCTCGTGGCCCGCATGCATGGCGCCGGCTGGTACGACCGCGCCGGCACCGACATGTTCCAGCTCGACCGGCCGGTCTGGGCCGATCGCCTGCTTGCGGAGACTGCATCTTGA
- a CDS encoding ABC transporter ATP-binding protein yields MLKVDGLEAGYGRSQVLFGMTLAAEEGEVISLVGRNGMGKTTTVNTLMGLLPVRRGRIGFDGADIAGRAPNRIARAGIGLVPEGRRVFASLSVEENLVATARRGAGARWGLADVFGLFPRLQERRRQSARTLSGGEQQMLAIGRALLTNPRLLILDEATEGLAPIIRQEIWACLGRLKAEGQTILVIDKNLKEMARLVDRHHLIEKGRVVWAGSPEALARDPELAHRHLGL; encoded by the coding sequence ATGCTGAAAGTCGATGGACTCGAAGCCGGCTATGGCCGGTCCCAGGTGCTGTTCGGCATGACGCTGGCGGCCGAAGAGGGTGAGGTCATCTCGCTGGTCGGCCGCAACGGCATGGGCAAGACCACCACGGTCAATACGCTGATGGGCCTGCTGCCGGTGCGCCGCGGCCGGATCGGCTTCGACGGCGCCGACATCGCCGGCCGCGCGCCCAACCGCATCGCCCGCGCCGGCATCGGCCTGGTGCCGGAAGGGCGGCGGGTCTTCGCCTCGCTGTCGGTGGAAGAAAACCTGGTCGCGACCGCCCGCCGCGGCGCCGGGGCCCGCTGGGGCCTCGCCGATGTCTTCGGCCTGTTCCCGCGGCTTCAGGAACGCCGCCGGCAATCGGCCCGCACGCTCTCGGGCGGTGAACAGCAGATGCTGGCGATCGGCCGGGCGCTGCTCACCAACCCCCGCCTGCTGATCCTGGACGAGGCGACCGAGGGCCTGGCACCGATCATCCGCCAGGAGATCTGGGCCTGTCTCGGCCGGCTGAAGGCCGAGGGCCAGACCATTCTGGTGATCGACAAGAACCTGAAGGAGATGGCCCGCCTGGTCGACCGCCATCACCTCATCGAGAAGGGCCGTGTGGTCTGGGCCGGCTCCCCCGAAGCGCTGGCCCGGGACCCCGAACTCGCCCATCGCCATCTCGGCCTCTGA
- a CDS encoding ABC transporter ATP-binding protein: MTDATAADLPRLAIEGLHKRFGAVAATAGVDLEVRPRELHALIGPNGAGKTTLISQIAGEIFPDQGRILIDGRDVTRMSAHARAGQGLARSFQITQLFTDFTALDNVAMAIQARQGGNWRCFGSARRDRSLRDPAMAHLTAVGLGHRADEVVADLAHGECRQLELAVALAAKASLLLLDEPMAGLGPEESRQMTRILQGLKGRYAILLVEHDMDAVFALADRVTVLVYGRTLFTGTPDEVRAHPEVRAAYLGDGV, encoded by the coding sequence ATGACTGACGCCACCGCCGCCGACCTGCCCCGGCTGGCCATCGAGGGGCTGCACAAGCGCTTCGGCGCCGTCGCCGCCACGGCCGGTGTCGATCTGGAGGTGCGCCCGCGCGAGCTGCACGCCCTGATCGGCCCCAACGGTGCCGGCAAGACCACGCTGATTTCCCAGATCGCCGGCGAGATCTTCCCCGACCAGGGCCGGATCCTGATCGACGGTCGCGACGTCACCCGCATGTCCGCCCATGCCCGGGCCGGCCAGGGGCTGGCCCGATCATTCCAGATCACCCAGCTGTTCACCGATTTCACCGCGCTCGACAATGTCGCAATGGCCATCCAGGCCCGGCAGGGCGGCAACTGGCGCTGCTTCGGCTCTGCGCGGCGGGATCGCAGCCTGCGCGATCCGGCGATGGCCCACCTGACCGCGGTCGGCCTGGGTCATCGCGCCGACGAGGTGGTGGCAGATCTCGCCCATGGCGAATGCCGCCAGCTGGAACTGGCGGTGGCGCTGGCCGCCAAGGCCTCGCTGCTGCTGCTCGACGAGCCGATGGCCGGGCTTGGGCCGGAAGAGAGCCGGCAGATGACCCGGATCCTGCAGGGGCTGAAGGGGCGCTATGCCATCCTGCTGGTCGAACACGACATGGATGCGGTCTTCGCGCTGGCCGACCGGGTGACGGTGCTGGTCTATGGCCGCACCCTGTTCACCGGCACGCCCGACGAGGTCCGCGCCCATCCCGAGGTGCGGGCTGCCTATCTGGGAGACGGTGTCTGA
- a CDS encoding alpha/beta hydrolase → MIALPPTDRLWRGFDRTALDHQYDARGTVTDYEAEARAYAEDSVAAMTTLDRRADLVFDAASGSALDLYPAAAGPGPHPVFVWVHGGYWRALSKQENAFIAPALVAAGISVAVIDYTLAPAATLEEITRQTRAAVTWVHRHATEHGIDPGRIFVGGSSAGGHLTGMLLAADGWRAEAGLPRDVIKGAVSLSGLYELEPVRLGRVNDWLGLDAARARRLSPLHLLPTDPADGCPLIVSYGGSETAEFKRQTEDYLAAWTGHGHPGRFVAMEDCNHFDIARRLGTPGTPLAGAAIRLICGDVTGNP, encoded by the coding sequence TTGATCGCCCTGCCGCCCACCGACCGCCTCTGGCGCGGCTTTGACCGCACCGCACTGGACCATCAGTACGATGCCCGCGGCACCGTCACCGATTACGAGGCAGAGGCCCGCGCCTATGCCGAAGACAGCGTGGCGGCGATGACGACCCTCGACCGTCGCGCCGATCTGGTCTTCGATGCGGCCTCGGGCTCGGCGCTCGACCTCTACCCGGCCGCCGCGGGGCCGGGGCCGCATCCGGTCTTCGTCTGGGTGCATGGCGGCTACTGGCGGGCGCTGTCGAAACAGGAAAATGCCTTCATCGCCCCGGCGCTGGTGGCGGCCGGCATCAGCGTCGCGGTGATCGACTACACTCTTGCCCCGGCGGCGACGCTGGAAGAGATCACCCGCCAGACCCGTGCGGCGGTCACCTGGGTTCATCGCCATGCCACGGAGCACGGCATCGATCCCGGCCGGATCTTCGTCGGCGGCTCTTCGGCCGGCGGGCATCTGACCGGCATGCTGCTCGCCGCCGATGGCTGGCGGGCGGAAGCCGGGCTGCCGCGCGACGTGATCAAGGGGGCGGTGTCGCTGAGCGGGCTTTACGAGCTGGAGCCGGTGCGGCTCGGCCGGGTCAATGACTGGCTGGGGCTGGATGCGGCCCGCGCCCGCAGATTGAGCCCGCTGCATCTGCTGCCGACCGACCCCGCGGATGGCTGCCCGCTGATCGTCTCTTACGGCGGGTCCGAGACGGCGGAATTCAAGCGCCAGACCGAGGACTATCTGGCCGCCTGGACCGGCCATGGCCATCCGGGCCGGTTCGTGGCCATGGAGGACTGCAACCATTTCGACATTGCCCGCCGTCTGGGAACACCCGGCACGCCGCTGGCCGGGGCCGCAATCCGCCTGATCTGCGGCGACGTCACCGGCAATCCCTGA
- a CDS encoding branched-chain amino acid ABC transporter permease, giving the protein MSTLLIEQILNGLQYGAMLFLLASGLTLIFGIMGVINLTHGSFYMVGAFCAAYAATATGSFAAAVLAALVGAGLYGLVMELVVIRRLYARDHLDQVLATFGMILFTNELVSVVFGRTPPFMDIPSFLTGTVALLPGLSYPVVRLAFILVGAVVAVGLWLLITRTRIGMLIRAGADDRAMVDALGVDIRRLFSLVFALGAVLCGLAGVMTAPLLAVEIGMGERILITTFVVIVVGGVGSVRGAAVGALIVGMIDSLGRAYIPITLYELLPPEIASTLAAGLVSASIYVAMAAILLVRPRGLLPARG; this is encoded by the coding sequence ATGTCCACGCTGCTGATCGAGCAGATCCTGAATGGTCTGCAATACGGCGCGATGCTGTTCCTGCTCGCTTCCGGTCTCACCCTGATCTTCGGGATCATGGGGGTGATCAATCTCACCCACGGTTCGTTCTACATGGTCGGCGCCTTCTGCGCCGCCTATGCCGCCACCGCCACCGGCTCCTTCGCCGCAGCGGTGCTGGCGGCGCTGGTCGGCGCCGGGCTGTACGGGCTGGTGATGGAGCTGGTCGTCATCCGCCGGCTGTATGCCCGCGACCATCTGGATCAGGTGCTCGCCACCTTCGGCATGATCCTGTTCACCAATGAACTGGTGAGCGTGGTCTTCGGCCGCACACCACCCTTCATGGACATCCCGTCCTTCCTGACCGGCACCGTCGCCCTGCTGCCCGGCCTCTCCTATCCGGTGGTGCGGCTGGCCTTCATCCTGGTCGGCGCCGTGGTCGCGGTCGGGCTCTGGCTGCTGATCACCCGCACCCGGATCGGCATGCTGATCCGCGCCGGCGCCGATGACCGCGCGATGGTCGATGCGCTGGGGGTCGACATCCGCCGGCTGTTCAGCCTGGTCTTCGCGCTGGGCGCGGTGCTCTGCGGCCTTGCCGGCGTGATGACGGCGCCGCTGCTCGCGGTCGAGATCGGCATGGGAGAGCGCATCCTGATCACCACCTTCGTGGTCATCGTGGTCGGCGGGGTCGGATCCGTGCGCGGTGCGGCCGTGGGTGCGCTGATCGTCGGCATGATCGACAGCCTGGGCCGGGCCTATATCCCGATCACCCTTTACGAACTGCTGCCGCCCGAGATCGCGAGCACGCTCGCGGCCGGCCTGGTCTCTGCCAGCATCTATGTCGCCATGGCGGCGATCCTGCTGGTCCGGCCCCGCGGCCTGCTGCCCGCCCGAGGATAG
- a CDS encoding branched-chain amino acid ABC transporter permease, with protein MSDSLTHSAAAAAAPRPGPGRRLVVHGLGLAIFAAMPAIAAAAGDPFVVSLFTRFLIYAIAAVALDLVMGYGALISFGHAAFFGLGGYVVGIIAHHAAETGTIFGLATSNSALVVWPVAIGLSALLALIIGALSLRTQGVQFIMITLAFGQMVYFMLVSLEVYGGDDGLLIMERNTLPGLDLSDPTVFYYLCLAVLACWLLLCRRLVGSRFGMVLRGLKQNERRAVNLGFAPLPHRLAAFVISGAGTGLAGVLWANYALYVSPDMAAWSKSGEFMSIVILGGVGTLFGPVIGAAVFLGLEQLLAIWTEHWMLVMGPVLVAVVLFARRGLYGFLVGERSHD; from the coding sequence ATGTCCGACAGCCTTACCCATAGCGCGGCGGCAGCGGCCGCACCCCGCCCCGGCCCCGGGCGGCGGCTGGTGGTCCATGGCCTGGGCCTTGCCATCTTCGCCGCCATGCCCGCCATCGCCGCCGCGGCCGGCGACCCCTTCGTCGTCAGCCTGTTCACCCGCTTCCTGATCTATGCCATCGCCGCCGTGGCGCTGGATCTGGTGATGGGCTATGGCGCGCTGATCAGCTTCGGCCATGCCGCCTTTTTCGGGCTGGGCGGCTATGTCGTCGGCATCATCGCCCATCATGCCGCCGAAACCGGCACGATCTTCGGACTGGCGACCAGCAATTCGGCCCTGGTGGTCTGGCCGGTCGCGATCGGGCTGTCGGCCCTGCTGGCGCTGATCATCGGTGCCCTGTCTCTGCGCACCCAGGGTGTGCAGTTCATCATGATCACCCTCGCCTTCGGCCAGATGGTCTATTTCATGCTGGTCTCGCTGGAGGTCTATGGCGGCGATGACGGGCTGCTGATCATGGAGCGCAACACCCTGCCCGGGCTCGATCTCTCCGACCCGACGGTCTTCTATTATCTCTGCCTTGCCGTGCTTGCCTGCTGGCTGCTGCTCTGCCGGCGGCTGGTCGGGTCGCGCTTCGGCATGGTGCTGCGCGGGCTGAAGCAGAACGAGCGCCGGGCGGTCAATCTTGGCTTCGCGCCGCTGCCGCACCGCCTGGCCGCCTTCGTGATCTCGGGCGCGGGCACCGGCCTTGCCGGCGTGCTCTGGGCCAATTACGCGCTCTATGTCAGCCCCGACATGGCCGCCTGGTCGAAATCCGGCGAATTCATGTCGATCGTGATCCTGGGCGGGGTGGGCACGCTGTTCGGCCCGGTGATCGGCGCTGCGGTGTTCCTGGGCCTTGAACAGCTGCTGGCGATCTGGACCGAACACTGGATGCTGGTGATGGGGCCGGTGCTGGTGGCGGTGGTGCTGTTCGCCCGCCGCGGCCTCTATGGTTTCCTCGTCGGGGAGAGGTCCCATGACTGA
- a CDS encoding carbon-nitrogen hydrolase family protein, which yields MSSSLPFVAGVAQIGADPFDPMASAAKVAATIRRAAGDGVALLVFPEACIGGYPKGASFSTPVGMRLPEGREAFRRYHEAAIDLHGPELALVAEAAAETGMVVVLGVIEREGGTLYCTALTFDGARGLAGRHRKLMPTAAERLIWGFGDGSTMEAVQTRLGTVGAVICWENYMPALRMHMYAQGVTLYCAPTADDRDSWLSSMRHIALEGRCFVLTACQFIRRGAYPADYDCALGNDPETVLMRGGSAIVGPLGQVLAGPDFDGEAVLTAQIDPAEILRGKYDFDATGHYARPDIFRLEVDTAAKPAVLRRDGGL from the coding sequence ATGTCCTCTTCCCTCCCCTTCGTGGCGGGCGTCGCCCAGATCGGCGCCGATCCCTTCGACCCCATGGCCTCGGCCGCGAAGGTCGCCGCCACCATCCGCCGGGCCGCCGGTGACGGCGTCGCCCTGCTGGTCTTCCCCGAAGCCTGTATCGGCGGCTACCCCAAGGGCGCCAGCTTCTCGACGCCGGTCGGCATGCGCCTGCCCGAGGGTCGCGAGGCCTTCCGCCGCTATCACGAAGCCGCCATCGATCTCCACGGCCCCGAGCTGGCGCTGGTGGCAGAGGCCGCGGCGGAGACCGGCATGGTGGTGGTGCTGGGCGTGATCGAGCGCGAGGGCGGCACGCTCTACTGCACGGCGCTCACCTTCGACGGTGCGCGCGGCCTGGCCGGCCGGCACCGCAAGCTGATGCCGACCGCGGCCGAACGGCTGATCTGGGGTTTCGGCGACGGCTCGACCATGGAGGCGGTGCAAACCCGTCTCGGCACGGTCGGCGCGGTGATCTGCTGGGAGAATTACATGCCGGCGCTGCGCATGCACATGTACGCACAGGGCGTGACGCTCTACTGCGCGCCGACCGCGGATGACCGCGACAGCTGGCTCTCGTCCATGCGTCATATCGCGCTGGAAGGCCGCTGTTTCGTGCTCACCGCCTGCCAGTTCATCCGCCGCGGTGCCTATCCGGCCGATTACGACTGCGCGCTGGGGAATGACCCCGAAACCGTGCTGATGCGCGGCGGCAGCGCGATCGTGGGGCCGCTCGGCCAGGTGCTGGCGGGCCCCGATTTCGACGGCGAGGCCGTGCTCACCGCGCAGATCGACCCGGCCGAAATCCTGCGCGGCAAGTATGATTTCGATGCGACCGGCCATTATGCCCGCCCCGACATCTTCCGGCTGGAGGTCGACACGGCGGCAAAGCCCGCGGTGCTGCGCCGCGACGGCGGGCTTTGA
- a CDS encoding cyclic nucleotide-binding domain-containing protein, translating to MRPNDLPEVRALPLFRSMEPENFSELMNAAYLQRFPRQVDLIFEGEPADFLYIVVEGCVELFSRHAARETTLAMVRPVRSFILAAVIRDAVYLMSARTTEASRLLMIPSENIRAAFEKDAAFARAIVTELAVGFRTMVKEYKALKLRSGTERLAARLLIQNDAQGATGRVVLPYDKKTLASILGMTPENLSRSFAALRKYGVVVDGNTIDITEPEAVKRFCRPSVLIDADEDIF from the coding sequence ATGCGACCGAATGACCTGCCGGAGGTGCGTGCGCTGCCGCTGTTCCGGAGTATGGAACCGGAGAACTTCTCCGAGCTGATGAACGCGGCCTATCTGCAGCGCTTCCCCCGCCAGGTCGATCTGATCTTCGAGGGCGAGCCGGCGGATTTCCTCTACATCGTGGTCGAAGGCTGCGTGGAACTGTTCAGCCGCCATGCCGCACGCGAAACCACGCTCGCCATGGTCAGGCCGGTCCGGTCCTTCATCCTGGCGGCGGTGATCCGCGACGCGGTCTATCTGATGTCGGCGCGCACCACCGAGGCGTCGCGTCTGCTGATGATCCCGTCGGAAAACATCCGCGCGGCCTTTGAAAAGGATGCCGCCTTCGCCCGGGCGATCGTCACCGAACTGGCGGTGGGATTCCGGACGATGGTCAAGGAATACAAGGCCTTGAAGCTGCGGTCGGGCACCGAGCGGCTGGCGGCACGGCTGCTGATCCAGAACGACGCCCAGGGCGCCACCGGCCGGGTCGTCCTGCCCTATGACAAGAAGACGCTCGCCTCGATTCTGGGCATGACGCCTGAAAATCTGTCGCGCAGCTTCGCGGCTCTCAGGAAGTATGGCGTCGTGGTCGACGGCAACACCATCGATATCACTGAGCCCGAGGCGGTGAAGCGTTTCTGCCGGCCGAGCGTGCTGATCGACGCCGACGAGGATATCTTCTGA